A window from Culex pipiens pallens isolate TS chromosome 3, TS_CPP_V2, whole genome shotgun sequence encodes these proteins:
- the LOC120429924 gene encoding cuticle protein 8-like codes for MKCFVAIALLAVAVSASPIDPYGHYAAPALVHAAPHYAAPVVHAPLVKHVVAEPVAYPKYSFNYGIKDPHTGDIKSQAEERDGDVVKGQYSLVEPDGSVRTVDYTADDHNGFNAVVHKSAPAVHKVVAPVAHYAPAPVLSHYVH; via the exons ATGAAG TGCTTTGTTGCCATTGCCCTGCTAGCCGTTGCCGTTAGCGCATCGCCCATCGATCCCTATGGCCACTATGCTGCCCCAGCTCTGGTGCACGCCGCCCCTCATTATGCCGCTCCAGTTGTCCACGCTCCGTTGGTGAAGCACGTCGTTGCTGAGCCAGTTGCCTACCCCAAGTACTCGTTCAACTACGGAATCAAGGACCCCCATACCGGAGACATCAAGTCCCAGGCTGAGGAGCGCGACGGAGATGTTGTCAAGGGACAGTACTCCCTGGTCGAACCTGACGGTTCGGTGCGCACCGTTGACTACACCGCCGATGACCACAACGGATTCAACGCCGTCGTGCACAAGTCTG CCCCAGCTGTCCACAAGGTTGTTGCCCCAGTTGCCCACTACGCCCCAGCTCCAGTCCTGAGCCACTACGTCCACTAA
- the LOC120430196 gene encoding uncharacterized protein LOC120430196, which translates to MDLLNVVKRKMKINCAAVGSRMKLSVIIILLALAISQSYAASIGGDEAALKSPQKHRTAKLVRDLPRNLDPRLQTIEFPSYNIPNPYGPGTYAFGYEIEDPATGNVQFRDEEKLQNGTVQGSYGYLQPDGNVIRTRFIADLYGYRANTEIRQANGQVIASIPTHETMETQASNQDNVVAEPANQYPTYSMPPTYSPALNPSYIDPSYTQAILNHIKDQQYLQTQGYVQNPYGMPQMPMLRPPLPQAPMFYDTSSNGNVFSNFFSQFPSNLAPSNIYNNLQTTFPNFIPQQNPLNNFATNLQNGYQQFAQNNPFNSFVTNAQSSFQQLIPQNNPFAGWFNPNNNNPQPQLYLQQSPQLFNRPGSMVYGDTGTVPAGVYSDMPMGMNGNRVPTTKRRGVTTTRRKNGYKTRDGSDWLDDFLENRKREVVYGMTTAAPQATESTVKV; encoded by the exons ATGGACTTGTTGAACGTTGTGAAAAGAAAGATGAAGATCAATTGTGCCGCGGTGGGGAGCAGGATGAAGCTGTCAGTGATTATT ATCCTCCTCGCGCTAGCAATCTCCCAAAGTTATGCAGCCTCCATCGGTGGCGACGAAGCGGCGTTGAAGTCTCCGCAGAAACATCGCACGGCGAAACTTGTACGCGATCTGCCACGCAACTTGGATCCGCGCCTGCAGACGATCGAGTTCCCCTCCTACAACATCCCCAATCCTTACG gtcCTGGCACGTACGCGTTTGGGTATGAAATCGAAGATCCGGCAACGGGAAACGTTCAGTTCCGTGATGAGGAGAAACTGCAAAATGGGACGGTTCAAGGATCGTACGGATATCTACAGCCAGATGGTAACGTGATTCGGACGAGGTTTATCGCCGACTTGTATGGCTATCG AGCAAACACCGAGATCCGACAGGCAAACGGACAGGTCATCGCATCAATACCTACCCACGAGACGATGGAGACACAGGCCAGCAATCAGGATAACGTGGTCGCAGAACCAGCGAATCAATACCCTACCTATAGCATGCCACCAACTTACAGTCCAGCGTTGAACCCCAGCTACATAGATCCGTCGTACACTCAAGCGATCTTGAACCACATCAAGGATCAACAGTACCTTCAAACGCAGGGTTACGTCCAGAATCCCTACGGAATGCCCCAAATGCCCATGTTACGTCCCCCACTTCCTCAAGCTCCCATGTTCTACGACACTTCTTCCAACGGCAACGTCTTCAGCAATTTCTTCAGTCAGTTTCCATCTAACCTGGCTCCTTCCAACATCTACAACAACCTGCAGACGACCTTCCCAAACTTCATCCCGCAGCAGAACCCCTTGAACAACTTCGCAACTAACCTTCAAAACGGCTACCAACAGTTTGCTCAGAACAACCCATTCAACAGTTTCGTCACCAACGCCCAGTCCTCGTTCCAACAGCTGATCCCTCAGAACAACCCCTTCGCCGGGTGGTTCAACCCGAACAACAACAACCCACAACCTCAGCTGTACCTGCAGCAGTCACCGCAACTGTTCAACCGACCCGGCTCGATGGTGTACGGCGACACCGGCACTGTTCCAGCGGGGGTCTACAGCGACATGCCGATGGGTATGAACGGTAACAGAGTGCCCACTACCAAGCGTCGTGGAGTTACCACGACCCGCAGGAAGAACGGGTACAAGACGCGCGATGGCAGCGATTGGTTGGATGACTTTTTGGAGAATCGCAAGCGGGAGGTGGTGTACGGGATGACCACTGCTGCTCCTCAGGCTACCGAGAGTACGGTGAAGGTTTGA
- the LOC120429913 gene encoding uncharacterized protein LOC120429913 — protein MLLGMVKVDVGRVVTWEGMTHILLFLSLTSALDPTSNNALYQCGVRRRIGVQLIERGWVAELGQWPWHAALFHVSSNGSSSYACGGTLLDQRHVLTSAHCVTTKRRKNIVPISGSKLVIHLGQYDLREITGVQQCKVSEVHIHEEYSTNRNDIAVLVLNSDVEYSDFVIPICLDNRVDPDLTKLVGQRGSVAGWGLTENQTVAQLLRTAQMPVVSHVECVQADPTLFGRYLDRGMFCAGERNGTSVCNGDSGGGFYISEGDRWVLRGVVSFSGVDENRQCDTAQYAGFANVHNYLGWIRNVTGSRDGAADKLDVPRRISEIECEKYKELAGKRGNGICLNSRQPHNVALIYEEEIWGVCSGALISDQFVLTACSCMKRKKPVSARIGQFLNIKIAKIVCHPQKGDFVNDVALIKLESKVEFAASVIPACLANDWTENLYDTLLLTGFKEDFRVYEDVPGFGKRPKITELVESVDNLIITKEECRNRTQDTGRTERITDSQLCVYSPGHEILHAYDSNGLAGGALQTYNSRTCIYSILGICADSYTAQSVTIYSRIARFLDWIEPIVWAVDDPTESDDEDGTPPEYEGNELSLGSSTEDTCTYKFDSNQLTPTGPIRKNTVVVDTSEFKDISIAEFRKLFEELQLNLSAVKSVQPHTLRNVVLIEMITAEHAKDFARNHNMKHTVMVNNQTIQIPVYLDGEGTTIVRVTNLAPRMSNDCIVEFLANFGEVVAIKDEVWGGLLAGITNGKRNVQMKLSYHIPQWVLINGEVGSVSYQGQLPHLL, from the exons ATGTTGCTCGGAatggtgaaggtcgatgttggacgcgtggtcacttgggaaggaatgacccatattcttCTATTTCTGTCACTAACCTCCGCTCTGGACCCGACCTCCAATAACGCCCTGTACCAGTGTGGAGTTCGTCGCCGCATCGGTGTCCAGCTTATTGAACGAGGATGGGTAGCCGAGCTGGGCCAGTGGCCGTGGCACGCAGCCCTGTTTCACGTGTCCAGCAACGGGTCTAGCAGTTATGCCTGCGGTGGAACTCTGCTGGATCAACGCCACGTCCTGACGTCGGCGCACTGTGTCACAACCAAACGGAGGAAGAACATCGTCCCGATAAGTGGTTCGAAGCTCGTCATTCATCTCGGGCAGTACGATCTGCGGGAGATAACAGGAGTTCAGCAGTGCAAAGTCAGCGAAGTACATATTCACGAAGAGTACTCAACGAACCGAAATGATATCGCGGTGCTCGTTCTGAACTCGGACGTTGAGTACTCGGACTTTGTGATACCAATTTGCCTGGATAATCGCGTTGATCCGGATCTTACTAAGCTCGTCGGTCAACGAGGATCCGTCGCCGGATGGGGACTAACGGAGAATCAAACAGTGGCGCAATTGTTGAGGACGGCACAGATGCCCGTCGTTAGTCACGTGGAGTGCGTTCAGGCAGATCCAACACTGTTTGGTCGATATTTGGATCGCGGGATGTTCTGCGCCGGAGAGCGGAACGGCACTAGCGTTTGCAACGGTGATAGCGGAGGTGGATTCTACATTAGCGAGGGTGATCGCTGGGTCTTGAGGGGAGTGGTATCATTTTCCGGGGTTGACGAAAATCGGCAGTGTGATACGGCGCAATACGCTGGGTTCGCGAATGTGCATAACTATCTTGGATGGATTCGAAACGTAACGGGTTCTAGAGATGGTGCAGCTGATAAGCTGGATGTTCCAAGGCGAATTAGTGAAATTG AGTGTGAAAAGTATAAAGAACTGGCTGGTAAACGAGGCAATGGGATTTGTTTGAACTCCAGACAGCCGCATAAT GTTGCTTTAATCTACGAAGAAGAGATTTGGGGAGTTTGCTCCGGTGCCCTAATCAGCGATCAATTTGTCTTGACAGCGTGCAGTTGTATGAA ACGTAAGAAACCCGTCAGTGCACGTATCGGACAATTTCTGAACATCAAAATAGCGAAAATTGTTTGTCACCCACAAAAAGGAGATTTCGTTAATGACGTTGCACTGATTAAACTGGAGTCAAAGGTAGAGTTTGCAGCATCGGTCATTCCAGCCTGTTTGGCCAACGATTGGACCGAGAATCTATACGACACTTTGCTTCTCACTGGGTTCAAGGAGGATTTTCGCGTCTACGAAGATGTTCCAGGATTCGGAAAACGCCCGAAAATCACCGAGCTTGTAGAATCGGTAGACAATCTGATCATCACCAAGGAAGAGTGCCGGAACAGGACTCAGGATACAGGTAGGACCGAGAGAATCACCGATTCTCAGTTGTGTGTTTACAGTCCTGGTCACGAGATCCTTCACGCTTATGACTCTAATGGTTTGGCTGGGGGCGCACTCCAGACATACAATTCTCGTACTTGCATCTACTCAATTTTGGGAATATGTGCAGACTCTTACACCGCGCAATCGGTGACGATCTACTCGCGAATAGCGCGATTCCTTGATTGGATCGAACCAATTGTTTGGGCTGTTGACGACCCAACTGAGTCCGACGATGAGGACGGTACACCGCCAGAGTACGAAGGAAACGAACTCTCGCTAGGTTCGTCCACGGAAGATACTTGCACGTACAAGTTCGACTCAAACCAGCTTACTCCTACGGGTCCGATCAGGAAGAACACCGTCGTGGTAGACACTAGTGAATTCAAGGACATCTCAATAGCCGAATTTCGGAAACTTTTCGAGGAACTGCAACTCAACCTTTCAGCGGTAAAATCCGTTCAGCCGCACACGTTGCGTAACGTTGTGCTGATTGAGATGATAACCGCGGAGCATGCGAAAGATTTTGCAAGAAACCACAACATGAAACACACCGTGATGGTCAACAATCAGACGATTCAGATTCCAGTGTATTTGGACGGTGAAGGGACTACAATCGTAAGAGTGACCAATCTCGCACCCCGGATGTCCAACGACTGCATCGTGGAGTTTTTGGCAAACTTTGGGGAAGTGGTGGCAATAAAGGATGAAGTCTGGGGTGGACTATTGGCAGGTATTACCAATGGCAAGCGAAACGTTCAGATGAAGCTTTCCTATCACATTCCACAGTGGGTTTTGATCAACGGAGAAGTTGGCTCGGTTTCGTACCAGGGACAGTTACCACATCTTTTGTAG
- the LOC120429892 gene encoding uncharacterized protein LOC120429892 gives MLLVLLFLSLTSALDPTSNNALYQCGVRRRIGVQLIERGWVAELGQWPWHAALFHVSSNGSSSYACGGTLLDQRHVLTSAHCVTTKRRKNIVPISGSKLVIHLGQYDLREITGVQQCKVSEVHIHEEYSTNRNDIAVLVLNSDVEYSDFVIPICLDNRVDPDLTKLVGQRGSVAGWGLTENHTVSQLLRTAQMPVVSHVECVQADPTLFGRYLDRGMFCAGERNGTSVCNGDSGGGFYISEGDRWVLRGVVSFSGVDENRQCDTAQYAGFANVHNYLGWIKDVTGSRGGAADKLDIPRRRSEIECDKYKELASKRGNGICLNSRQPHNVALIYENSWGVCSGALISDEYILTACSCMKRMKPVSARIGQFVTIKIAKIVCHPQHEDFVNDVALIKLKSKVEFAASVIPACLANDWTENLYDTLLLTGFKEDYRVYEDVPGFGERPKITEVVESVDNLIITKEECRNRTQDTGRTERITDSQLCVYSPGHEILHAYGSNGLAGGALQTYNSRTCMYSILGICADSYTAQSVTIYSRIARFLDWIEPIVWAVDDPTFSEDEDGTPPEYEGNELSLGSSTEDTCTYKFDPNQLTPTGPIRKNTVVVDISKFMDNSQADVRKLFEELRLNLSAVKSVQPHTLRNVVLIQMSTAEHAKDFARNHNMKHTVMVNNQTVKIPVYLDGEGTTIVRVTNLAPRMSNDCIVEFLANFGEVVAIKDEVWGGLLAGITNGKRNVQMKLSYHIPQWVLINGEVGSVSYQGQLPHLL, from the exons ATGTTGCTCGTGCTTCTATTTCTGTCACTGACCTCCGCTCTGGACCCGACCTCCAATAACGCCCTGTACCAGTGTGGAGTTCGTCGCCGCATCGGTGTCCAGCTTATTGAACGAGGATGGGTAGCCGAGCTGGGCCAGTGGCCGTGGCACGCAGCCCTGTTTCACGTGTCCAGCAACGGGTCTAGCAGCTATGCCTGCGGTGGAACTCTGTTGGATCAACGCCACGTCCTGACATCGGCGCACTGTGTCACAACCAAACGGAGGAAGAACATCGTCCCGATAAGTGGTTCGAAGCTCGTGATTCATCTCGGGCAGTACGATCTGCGGGAGATAACGGGAGTTCAGCAGTGCAAAGTCAGCGAAGTACATATTCACGAAGAGTACTCAACGAACCGAAATGATATCGCGGTGCTCGTTCTGAACTCGGACGTTGAGTACTCGGACTTTGTGATACCAATCTGCCTGGATAATCGCGTTGATCCGGATCTTACCAAGCTCGTCGGTCAACGAGGATCCGTCGCCGGATGGGGACTAACGGAGAATCATACAGTGTCGCAATTGTTGAGGACGGCACAGATGCCCGTCGTTAGTCACGTGGAGTGCGTTCAGGCGGATCCAACACTGTTTGGTCGATATTTGGACCGCGGGATGTTCTGCGCCGGAGAGCGGAACGGCACTAGCGTTTGCAACGGTGATAGCGGAGGTGGATTCTACATTAGCGAGGGTGATCGCTGGGTCTTGAGGGGAGTGGTATCGTTTTCCGGGGTTGACGAAAATCGGCAGTGTGATACGGCGCAATACGCTGGGTTCGCGAATGTGCATAACTATTTGGGTTGGATAAAGGATGTAACTGGGTCCAGAGGTGGTGCCGCTGATAAGCTTGATATTCCAAGGAGAAGAAGTGAAATTG AGTGTGACAAGTACAAAGAACTTGCTAGTAAACGAGGCAATGGGATTTGTTTGAACTCCAGACAGCCGCACAAC GTTGCTCTCATCTACGAGAATTCCTGGGGAGTTTGCTCTGGTGCACTCATAAGCGACGAATATATCTTGACAGCGTGCAGTTGTATGAA AAGAATGAAACCCGTCAGTGCACGTATCGGACAGTTTGTAACCATTAAAATAGCGAAAATTGTGTGTCACCCACAACACGAAGACTTTGTTAACGACGTTGCACTGATCAAACTCAAGTCAAAGGTAGAGTTTGCAGCATCGGTCATTCCAGCCTGTTTGGCCAACGATTGGACCGAGAATCTGTACGACACTTTGCTTCTCACTGGGTTCAAGGAGGACTACCGCGTCTACGAAGATGTTCCAGGATTCGGAGAACGCCCAAAAATCACCGAGGTTGTAGAATCGGTAGACAATCTGATCATCACCAAGGAAGAGTGCCGGAACAGGACTCAGGATACAGGTAGGACCGAGAGAATCACCGATTCCCAGTTGTGTGTTTACAGTCCTGGTCACGAGATCCTTCACGCTTATGGCTCTAATGGTTTGGCTGGGGGCGCACTCCAGACGTACAATTCCCGCACTTGCATGTACTcgattttgggaatctgtgcAGACTCTTACACCGCGCAATCGGTGACGATCTACTCGCGAATAGCGCGATTCCTTGACTGGATTGAACCAATTGTTTGGGCTGTTGACGACCCAACTTTTTCCGAGGATGAGGACGGTACACCGCCTGAGTACGAAGGAAACGAACTCTCGCTAGGTTCGTCCACGGAAGATACTTGCACGTACAAGTTCGACCCAAACCAGCTTACTCCTACGGGTCCGATCAGGAAGAACACAGTCGTGGTAGACATCAGCAAATTCATGGACAACTCACAAGCCGACGTGCGGAAACTTTTCGAGGAACTGCGACTCAATCTTTCAGCGGTAAAATCCGTTCAGCCGCACACGTTGCGTAACGTTGTGCTGATTCAGATGAGTACCGCGGAGCATGCGAAAGATTTCGCAAGAAACCACAACATGAAACACACCGTGATGGTCAATAATCAAACGGTTAAGATTCCAGTGTATTTGGACGGTGAAGGGACTACAATCGTAAGAGTGACCAATCTCGCACCCCGGATGTCCAACGACTGCATCGTGGAGTTTTTGGCAAACTTTGGGGAAGTGGTGGCAATAAAGGATGAAGTCTGGGGTGGACTATTGGCAGGTATTACCAACGGCAAGCGAAACGTTCAGATGAAGCTTTCCTATCACATTCCACAGTGGGTTTTGATCAACGGAGAAGTTGGCTCGGTTTCGTACCAGGGACAGTTACCACATCTTTTGTAG